Proteins encoded in a region of the Zea mays cultivar B73 chromosome 2, Zm-B73-REFERENCE-NAM-5.0, whole genome shotgun sequence genome:
- the LOC100502500 gene encoding uncharacterized protein LOC100502500, translating to MAATGGSVLPTHTAPSAPAYHPSSTKPPPPRRRCLCLCVVVTLALLAALAITLLVLFLTVLKVRDPTTRLVSTRLAGIAPRLTFPAVSLQLNVTLLIVVAVHNPNPASFAYASGGHTDVTYRGAQVGDAEIEPGRVPSRGDANVSLALTLQADRFAAGLAQLVADVEAGAVELQASTRIPGEVAIFGVFRRHAVAYSDCTFVFAVPEMRVRSQQCRDRTKL from the coding sequence ATGGCGGCCACCGGCGGCAGCGTCCTGCCGACGCACACAGCCCCGTCCGCCCCCGCCTACCACCCTTCCTCCACCaagccgccccctccccggcgccgctgCCTCTGCCTATGCGTCGTCGTCACGCTGGCTCTCCTCGCCGCGCTGGCCATAACCCTGCTTGTCCTCTTCCTGACCGTGCTGAAGGTCCGGGACCCCACGACGCGGCTGGTGTCGACGCGGCTGGCCGGGATCGCGCCGCGCCTGACGTTCCCGGCCGTGTCGCTGCAGCTGAACGTGACGCTGCTCATCGTGGTGGCCGTGCACAACCCGAACCCGGCCTCCTTCGCCTACGCGTCGGGGGGCCACACGGACGTGACCTACCGCGGCGCCCAGGTCGGGGACGCGGAGATCGAGCCCGGCCGCGTGCCCAGCCGCGGCGACGCCAACGTCAGCCTCGCGCTCACGCTCCAGGCCGACCGCTTCGCCGCGGGCCTCGCCCAGCTGGTCGCCGACGTCGAGGCCGGCGCCGTCGAGCTCCAGGCCAGCACCAGGATCCCCGGCGAGGTCGCCATCTTCGGCGTCTTCAGGCGCCACGCCGTCGCCTACTCCGACTGCACCTTCGTCTTCGCCGTCCCCGAGATGCGGGTGCGCTCCCAGCAGTGCCGCGACCGCACCAAGCTCTAG